The following are encoded together in the Anopheles nili chromosome 3, idAnoNiliSN_F5_01, whole genome shotgun sequence genome:
- the LOC128723493 gene encoding transcription initiation factor TFIID subunit 2, producing the protein MKKETTEPVARPFKLAHQILSLTGINFERKSIIGFVELTIVPTSDWLPVIRLNCRQCRIYRIIIDDSYEAGMHYFDPFQDICQGETKNKSLEFFSKSHLDVARQTDPDQNKGELVIVVPEEAKFLICEGRGLRIGIEFSLEDPPGGVHFVIPDGEGTMEERAAHMFTYGHENSSRMWFPCVDSYSEPCTWKLEFTVDKTMTAVSCGELVEVVMTPDLQRKTYHYTVSVPVCAPNIALAVGPFEIFVDPHMHEVTHFCLPQLLPLLKNTVRYLHEAFEFYEEALSTRYPFSCYKQVFVDEIDNECNAYATMTILSTHLLHSIAIIDQTFHSRKVMSKAIAEQFFGCFITMENWSDAWLARGIAEYLCGLNSKKCFGNNAYRSWIRGELDEVVRYEEKYGGIILDCSQPPAPPAVSSINSSPAAPMKAYNDNPFYFPIKNLHTLSPKYIEMMRKKAHLVIRMLEHRIGQELLLQVFNKQLALASNAAGTKIGGGLWGHLLISTTVFTKAIFTVTGKDMEVFIDQWVRTGGHAKFTMTSVFNSKRNTIELEIRQDCVNQRGVRKYVGPLLIQLQELDGTFKHTLQIENIIVKSDITCHSKSRRNKKKKIPLCTGEEVDMDLSPMAESPVLWIRLDPEMTLLRSVNIEQPDFQWQFQLRHERDVTAQLEAIKALEKYATPQTRLALTDTIESERVFYVVRCQAALCLTKVANAMVTSWQGPPAMLTIFKKFFGSFSAPHIIRQNNFTNFQHYFLQKTIPIAMAGLRTAHGICPPEVIRFLLDLFKYNDNSKNHYSDNYYRAALVEALGDTITPVISVVHQGRALSSESLSADAKLVLEEVTRILNLEKHLPSYKYTVSIASLKVIRKLQKCGHLPTNPKVYRSYAAYGQYIDVRLAAMECLVDYVKIDGRWEDLEHLMELLETDPDPMARHQLGRYMIEALPFDKSNRHRLDREALALRVWDNMNSKLSHDTRLRCDMVDLYYTLYGVRMPHCLANQELGSILRPQKLGLGYYVDGSSNRNSRRSSPTGDEVSLSSYTIPKRDRSVTPEPTDVKRSFDMIEVGDTQVMIPRSREISPFTEAENRARQEDNERVARENQRIIETVEASIKKEASEASQKLASSSVKDEVIDLDDVEPPASAFEKEPPSKKIKAEFYSDNSISLPGISMGSSKATGPTGFEPGMFGAGTGTKAAVLNDPSVSGDANSSKTDSGKKKKKKDKKKHKHKHKHKHNKDKDRERDRDKDKERGDREREKSKEKKDPNFVRVVKDETQETLSSADSSSRDSNPTTLDLTL; encoded by the exons ATGAAGAAGGAAACCACAGAACCGGTTGCGCGCCCTTTCAAATT AGCGCACCAAATCCTCAGCTTGACCGGTATAAATTTCGAGCGGAAAAGCATAATCGGCTTCGTTGAGCTCACGATCGTCCCAACGAGCGATTGGCTGCCGGTGATTCGGCTGAACTGCCGCCAATGTCGCATCTACCGGATCATAATCGACGACAGCTATGAGGCGGGAATGCACTACTTTGACCCTTTTCAGGATATCTGTCagggcgaaacaaaaaacaagtcACTGGAATTTTTCTCTAAAAGTCACCTCGATGTCGCAAGGCAAACGGATCCGGATCAAAACAAGGGCGAGCTAGTGATCGTCGTGCCGGAGGAGGCAAAGTTTCTAATCTGCGAAGGACGAGGTTTGCGCATCGGTATCGAGTTCTCGCTCGAGgacccacccggtggtgtTCACTTTGTTATTCCAGATGGTGAGGGCACGATGGAGGAACGAGCGGCGCACATGTTCACGTACGGGCACGAAAATTCATCCCGTATGTGGTTCCCGTGCGTCGACAGCTACTCGGAACCGTGCACCTGGAAGCTCGAGTTCACCGTAGACAAAACTATGACCGCCGTGTCGTGTGGCGAGCTTGTCGAGGTTGTAATGACGCCCGATCTGCAGCGGAAAACGTATCACTACACCGTGTCGGTTCCGGTGTGCGCGCCCAATATCGCGCTGGCTGTCGGGCCGTTCGAGATTTTTGTCGATCCGCACATGCACGAGGTGACACACTTCTGCCTACCAcagttgctgccgttgctgaaGAATACGGTGCGTTACCTGCACGAGGCGTTCGAGTTTTACGAGGAAGCACTTTCGACGCGATATCCGTTCTCCTGCTACAAGCAAGTCTTCGTCGACGAGATCGACAACGAGTGTAACGCGTACGCCACTATGACTATCCTCTCGACGCATCTGCTGCACTCGATCGCCATCATCGATCAGACGTTTCATTCGCGCAAGGTGATGTCGAAAGCGATTGCGGAGCAGTTCTTCGGGTGCTTCATCACGATGGAGAACTGGTCCGATGCGTGGCTGGCGCGCGGTATTGCCGAGTACCTTTGTGGCCTGAATTCGAAGAAGTGCTTCGGCAACAATGCGTACCGTAGCTGGATTCGTGGCGAGCTGGACGAGGTGGTACGGTACGAAGAAAAGTACGGGGGTATTATTCTCGATTGCAGTCAGCCCCCGGCTCCACCGGCCGTTTCCAGTATCAACAGTTCCCCGGCAGCTCCGATGAAGGCGTACAACGACAATCCTTTCTATTTTCCCATCAAAAACCTGCACACCCTCTCGCCCAAGTACATCGAAATGATGCGCAAGAAGGCACACTTGGTCATACGCATGCTGGAGCATCGCATAGGACAGGAGCTACTGTTGCAGGTGTTTAACAAGCAGCTCGCGTTGGCTTCAAACGCTGCCGGGACGAAGATTGGTGGCGGGCTTTGGGGTCACCTGCTAATCTCCACGACCGTTTTCACGAAGGCAATCTTCACCGTGACCGGTAAGGATATGGAGGTTTTTATCGACCAATGGGTGCGCACCGGTGGACATGCCAAGTTCACCATGACCTCCGTGTTTAACTCGAAGCGTAACACGATCGAGCTCGAGATCCGGCAGGATTGCGTTAATCAGCGTGGTGTGCGAAAGTACGTCGGACCGCTGCTGATTCAGTTGCAGGAGCTCGACGGTACGTTCAAGCACACGCTACAGATAGAGAACATTATCGTAAAATCGGACATCACGTGTCACTCGAAAAGCCGTCgtaacaagaagaagaaaattccaCTCTGCACCGGCGAGGAGGTGGACATGGATCTTTCCCCGATGGC TGAATCGCCTGTTCTTTGGATTCGTCTGGATCCGGAAATGACACTGCTGCGTTCTGTCAACATCGAGCAGCCAGATTTTCAGTGGCAATTCCAGTTGCGTCACGAACGCGATGTAACGGCGCAACTGGAGGCTATCAAGGCGTTGGAAAAGTATGCAACACCGCAAACGCGGCTCGCCCTTACCGACACGATCGAAAGTGAGCGCGTGTTCTACGTAGTGCGGTGTCAGGCTGCGCTTTGCCTTACGAAGGTGGCGAATGCAATGGTGACCTCGTGGCAGGGCCCACCGGCCATGCTGACGATCTTCAAGAAGTTTTTCGGTTCATTCAGCGCACCGCACATCATTCGGCAGAATAATTTCACCAACTTTCAGCACTACTTCCTGCAGAAGACGATCCCGATAGCGATGGCCGGATTGCGGACGGCACATGGTATCTGTCCACCGGAGGTGATCCGTTTTCTGCTCGATCTGTTCAAGTACAACGACAATTCGAAGAACCATTACTCCGATAATTACTACCGTGCGGCTTTGGTTGAGGCGCTCGGGGACACGATCACACCCGTAATCTCGGTGGTACACCAGGGTCGGGCACTGTCTTCGGAAAGCTTGTCAGCCGACGCGAA ATTGGTACTGGAGGAGGTGACACGTATCCTTAACCTAGAAAAACACCTGCCTTCGTACAAATACACGGTGTCGATAGCGAGCCTGAAGGTGATTAGAAAGCTGCAAAAGTGCGGCCATCTGCCAACGAATCCGAAGGTTTATCGAAGCTACGCCGCTTACGGGCAATACATAGATGTGCGCCTCGCCGCGATGGAGTGTTTGGTAGATTACGTAAAAATCGACGGTCGCTGGGAGGATCTCGAGCATCTGATGGAGCTGTTAGAGACAGATCCGGATCCGATGGCAAGGCATCAGCTCGGGCGGTACATGATCGAAGCACTGCCATTCGATAAAtccaaccggcaccggttAGATCGGGAAGCACTAGCGCTACGTGTGTGGGACAATATGAA CTCAAAACTATCTCATGACACTCGGCTCCGGTGTGATATGGTCGATCTGTATTACACGCTGTACGGTGTACGCATGCCGCATTGTTTGGCCAACCAAGAACTAGGATCTATTCTGCGTCCTCAGAAGCTCGGTCTGGGGTATTACGTTGATGGGTCTTCAAACCGGAACAGCAGACGTAGCTCACCGACGGGAGATGAAGTTTCGCTCAGTTCATATACGATACCGAAGCGGGACCGCTCCGTCACACCGGAACCGACCGATGTTAAGCGATCGTTCGACATGATTGAGGTTGGCGACACGCAGGTCATGATACCGAGGAGCCGAGAAATCTCTCCCTTTACGGAAGCCGAGAATCGAGCCAGGCAGGAGGACAACGAACGAGTAGCGCGTGAAAATCAGCGCATAATCGAGACGGTTGAGGCCAGCATCAAGAAGGAGGCCAGTGAAGCGAGTCAAAAATTGGCGAGCTCCTCCGTGAAGGACGAAGTTATCGATCTGGATGACGTTGAGCCACCTGCAAGTGCGTTCGAAAAGGAGCCCCCGTCGAAAAAGATTAAGGCCGAATTTTATTCGGATAATTCCATTTCACTGCCTGGTATCAGTATGGGCAGCTCGAAGGCCACCGGTCCGACCGGATTCGAACCGGGTATGTTTGGTGCGGGAACTGGTACCAAAGCAGCAGTGCTCAATGACCCGTCTGTTTCCGGAGATGCGAATAGCTCAAAGACCGACAGTGGCAAG aaaaagaaaaagaaggataaaaagaaacataagcACAAACACAAGCATAAGCACAATAAGGATAAGGATCGAGAGCGAGATCGCGACAAGGATAAAGAACGTGGTGATCGTGAGCGAGAAAAGAGCAAGGAAAAGAAGGATCCCAACTTTGTGCGTGTTGTTAAGGATGAAACGCAGGAAACTCTGAGTTCTGCGGATAGCTCCAGTCGCGATAGCAACCCCACCACACTGGATTTGACACTTTAA
- the LOC128726397 gene encoding small integral membrane protein 12-A, producing MWPLIMQFLRSNAAYITLPIATLVGVIGYNIEGLLSDKYTPYSASIQEKRAERITEDEKLKAATDVEKLVYRENVLGRNLSPSLEKGK from the exons atGTGGCCGCTGATTATGCAATTCCTCCGGTCTAATGCCGCATACATCACGCTGCCGATAGCAACGTTAGTTGGCGTGATTGGATACAACATTGAAGGTCTGCTGTCGGATAAATACACACCGTACAGCG CCTCCATTCAAGAGAAACGAGCCGAACGTATTACTGAAGATGAAAAGTTAAAAGCAGCTACTGACGTTGAAAAACTAGTTTACAGAGAGAATGTGCTTGGGCGAAATCTCTCACCTTCCCTTGAAAAAGGCAAATAA
- the LOC128724751 gene encoding uncharacterized protein LOC128724751, giving the protein MVVLLHYHHHQTSALTTGQFLERIIGQMFSQVGVDTLIIWDVVGATTVGVKHLPYPKIIYDRRMALSQTLRETCLVVMEFNETPINDISALFGKAFTGANKHYQAKYLVLLDHDASGLSRKVSSVDYFFKVLQITQYAIAIHSTQLDTVGTVGYPASDEFVYYEPTDDLGNIFDARLRGLPFRAIITESKPFTFMGRNREYTGLDVEIAKIVTRALGLRLFFTRMHTTQADRIQNLLYDRKVDVYLTRRGCNTQINLPAVHLHQRTAMRLMMPRSLRINFNLQFLKPYKSEVWYLLLGLLLAICVLNWLFRNRLGSVNVLMMIIFGHSRETTRLTALLVVVVQFLKFILLETYLGQVTSFMIQLRYQENPQTLEQFFESGVLLAMPTEMNRFLLHLPERLAQRLRPILRVQPMDDDDHWTYDPRYAYMVSEYASDTLEGEFSEELNFDASQFYIMREPLHEIEMCYLFGVWSRFVVEYKKYLEWLYASGIMLKLTRDAWRLAGQSLRSSTSTVLLFTDLVPVFFFLCYGWALSLLMFTLEHVTKHSRMRCWERFPRCRLPIVRKRN; this is encoded by the exons ATGGTAGTCCTTCTGCActatcaccaccaccagacaTCTGCCCTGACGACCGGACAGTTTTTGGAGCGCATCATCGGCCAAATGTTCAGCCAAGTGGGTGTCGATACGCTCATCATCTGGGACGTGGTTGGTGCTACAACGGTCGGTGTAAAACATCTGCCCTACCCAAAAATCATATACGATCGCCGGATGGCATTGAGCCAAACCCTACGAGAAACCTGTCTCGTCGTGATGGAATTCAACGAAACACCAATC AATGACATCAGTGCCCTGTTCGGGAAGGCGTTCACCGGCGCCAACAAACACTACCAGGCGAAGTATCTCGTCCTGCTCGATCACGACGCCAGCGGACTAAGCCGAAAGGTGTCGAGTGTCGATTACTTCTTCAAGGTACTACAAATCACGCagtacgcgatcgcgatccacTCCACCCAGCTGGACACGGTCGGGACGGTTGGCTACCCTGCGTCGGATGAGTTCGTCTACTACGAGCCAACGGACGATCTGGGGAATATTTTCGATGCTCGCCTGCGAGGTTTGCCATTCCGCGCCATCATCACCGAAAGCAAACCGTTCACGTTCATGGGACGCAATCGCGAGTACACCGGGCTGGACGTGGAGATAGCGAAGATCGTGACGCGTGCTCTCGGGTTGCGGTTGTTTTTCACGCGCATGCACACGACACAGGCAGATCGCATCCAGAACCTGCTGTACGATCGCAAAGTGGACGTGTACCTAACGCGGCGTGGTTGCAACACACAGATCAATCTCCCGGCCGTCCATCTACACCAGCGTACGGCGATGCGGCTTATGATGCCACGATCACTGAGGATCAACTTTAACCTGCAGTTTCTGAAGCCGTACAAATCCGAGGTGTGGTATCTGCTGTTGGGGCTGCTTCTTGCGATCTGCGTGCTCAACTGGCTGTTCCGGAACCGGCTCGGAAGCGTAAACgtgctgatgatgatcatcTTCGGGCACAGCCGGGAAACGACCCGTCTGACGGCCCTGCTCGTGGTTGTGGTACAGTTCCTTAAGTTCATCCTGCTCGAAACGTACCTCGGTCAGGTGACGTCGTTCATGATCCAGCTACGCTACCAAGAGAACCCACAAACGCTGGAGCAGTTCTTCGAGTCGGGTGTGCTGTTGGCTATGCCTACGGAGATGAACCGGTTCCTGCTTCATTTGCCCGAGCGTTTGGCGCAACGGTTACGTCCGATATTGCGCGTGCAGCCGATGGACGACGATGATCACTGGACGTACGACCCGCGGTACGCGTACATGGTGTCGGAGTACGCGTCCGATACGCTTGAAGGCGAGTTCTCGGAGGAACTGAACTTTGACGCGTCTCAGTTCTACATCATGCGCGAACCACTGCACGAGATCGAGATGTGCTATCTGTTCGGTGTGTGGTCTCGCTTTGTGGTGGAGTACAAGAAGTACCTCGAGTGGTTGTATGCCAGCGGGATCATGCTTAAGCTTACGCGGGATGCCTGGCGCTTGGCTGGACAGTCTTTGCGCTCCTCCACGTCCACGGTGCTGCTGTTTACCGATCTCGTACCggtatttttcttcctgtgCTACGGTTGGGCGCTTAGTCTGCTCATGTTCACGCTGGAGCACGTGACGAAGCACAGCAGGATGAGGTGTTGGGAGCGTTTTCCTCGCTGCCGGTTGCCTATCGTTAGGAAGCGGAACTga
- the LOC128724753 gene encoding F-box/LRR-repeat protein 2-like, which produces MDESSSSVETSNVGGGSGEGQTTTIQSLPTEVLTAIFHNLRVPDLASVRQTCTHWYEIVINNRALMNRFVLSLRNTRIDNTCEQCLVLTYTRSTFEKVCLKSCYISPAAQMWRTIGSHIVELTLNDCTISTETLIGLLRGTRESLRTLTIKSTKFNEHRFYNVPLDFRLERLHSLTIRSSFVFDTLFQLFKRICPNLKAIKLTFSSFEHWGEQLVDFVATLRRTLEAITLSYTKANSTILHHIGRIEYLRLRKVSLKSCFDLKENDILLLARLQPTIVHLNLDNTFSASEQFLQALSAFLPQMKRIKLRVARIMNLHRSFLVNMPQLNYLKITDTTRVKGNLDLSSYENPSLEKLFVSAATFSRNTLPRFFERCPNIRSLTLYQCTYENIHDLQLAFSHLKGLEYLNLQRTFDIGDSFFNRDVFDTIVMPFERIRFYPIANLRKLCYLNLSHCRDLSDQALMALRFPLLKKIDLRGLYITEAGIATLVRDCPQLEYVLVDACKRICDDAVMYLCRDLRNLRLLNLESCKSITDLSVEHIERYCRSLVWLNVVSCPQLSEDAKGRLKRIRTLRSLHV; this is translated from the coding sequence ATGGACGAATCGTCGTCGTCCGTCGAAACGAGCAATGTCGGCGGGGGTAGTGGTGAGGgccaaaccaccaccattcaATCACTTCCGACCGAGGTGCTGACGGCAATCTTCCACAACCTGCGAGTGCCTGACCTGGCCTCGGTGCGGCAAACGTGCACGCACTGGTACGAAATTGTGATCAACAACCGTGCGCTTATGAATcgcttcgtcctttcgctAAGGAACACCCGGATAGACAACACCTGCGAGCAGTGCTTGGTGCTGACGTACACACGCAGTACATTCGAAAAGGTGTGCCTGAAGTCTTGCTACATCAGCCCAGCGGCGCAGATGTGGCGCACCATCGGGAGCCACATAGTAGAGCTGACACTGAACGACTGCACAATTAGCACGGAAACGCTGATCGGACTGTTGCGAGGGACGCGAGAAAGCCTGCGAACGTTGACGATCAAATCGACCAAATTCAACGAACACCGGTTCTACAACGTGCCGCTAGACTTTCGCCTGGAGCGACTCCATTCGCTTACCATCCGGTCCTCGTTCGTGTTCGATACGTTATTTCAGCTGTTTAAACGCATCTGCCCAAACCTTAAAGCGATCAAGCTCACATTTTCGTCGTTCGAGCACTGGGGCGAACAGCTGGTGGATTTCGTGGCCACGCTGCGGCGCACCCTCGAGGCGATCACGCTCAGCTACACGAAGGCGAACAGTACCATACTCCACCATATCGGACGGATCGAGTATCTCCGGTTGCGGAAGGTTTCGCTAAAGTCGTGCTTCGATCTGAAGGAGAACGACATACTGTTGCTGGCGCGGCTACAGCCGACGATCGTGCACCTCAACCTGGACAACACCTTTTCAGCTAGCGAGCAGTTTCTGCAAGCCCTCAGTGCCTTTCTACCGCAGATGAAACGCATCAAGCTGCGTGTGGCCCGCATCATGAACCTGCACCGGTCGTTTCTGGTGAATATGCCGCAGCTGAACTACCTAAAGATCACCGACACGACGCGCGTGAAAGGCAACCTCGACCTGAGCTCGTACGAAAATCCGTCCCTCGAGAAGCTGTTCGTCTCGGCGGCCACGTTCTCGCGTAACACGTTGCCCCGCTTTTTCGAGCGTTGTCCAAACATCCGCAGTCTCACGCTGTACCAGTGCACGTATGAGAACATTCACGATCTGCAGCTCGCTTTCTCGCACCTGAAGGGGCTGGAGTACTTGAACCTGCAGCGTACGTTCGACATCGGCGACAGCTTCTTCAATCGGGACGTGTTCGACACGATCGTTATGCCATTCGAGCGTATTCGGTTCTACCCGATCGCGAACCTGCGGAAGTTATGCTACCTCAACTTAAGCCACTGCCGGGATCTGTCCGATCAGGCGCTGATGGCGCTTCGCTTTCCGCTGCTGAAGAAGATCGATCTCCGGGGGTTGTACATCACGGAAGCGGGTATCGCGACGCTCGTGCGCGATTGTCCGCAGCTCGAGTACGTGCTGGTGGACGCTTGCAAGCGGATCTGTGACGACGCCGTGATGTACCTGTGCCGGGACTTGCGGAATCTACGGTTGCTGAATCTCGAGAGCTGCAAGTCGATCACCGATCTGTCGGTGGAACATATCGAGCGGTACTGCCGCAGTCTGGTCTGGCTGAACGTGGTTAGTTGTCCGCAGCTCAGCGAGGATGCGAAAGGGCGGCTTAAACGTATACGCACGTTACGGTCACTGCACGTGTGA
- the LOC128726946 gene encoding uncharacterized protein LOC128726946, giving the protein MAASTKIRICPSRYEFNDPLTEKDERCRMLDDFERNMAHALRRIPLQRKMDHTLPRRLGERTKCCIDAVPVRTKPPIEPITWRKQTSSRENRSLLERPQALEVTIDPRTKPRALPPRVENWMENFLRKPTRQRVRWRSKLHDTEARPQVPAERMEQLIDVGTQDFVDWLNALGAERSSLTTGVVKGLFSIQTADETSRALILAPKEVRAVPNQVAAEWQLPQLALENRIAQLHDRDRKLAAGGVKRTAFGRGLPRELRRGWIPDDCEMAAADVERPDVPDDLMSLKRLFRDIWHLRSVKYLVDYLTERPALPKPRFLIEKGLFQRQDAIESVPFYRKVLSQQAIAESIKK; this is encoded by the coding sequence ATGGCGGCTTCTACGAAGATCCGTATCTGCCCGTCGCGGTACGAGTTCAACGATCCGCTcaccgaaaaggacgaacggtgcCGGATGCTGGACGATTTCGAGCGAAACATGGCCCACGCGCTCCGGCGTATTCCACTCCAACGGAAAATGGACCACACGCTACCACGCCGGCTCGGTGAACGAACTAAGTGCTGCATCGATGCGGTCCCGGTAAGGACGAAGCCACCCATCGAACCCATCACATGGCGCAAGCAAACCTCATCCCGAGAGAACCGGTCGCTCCTAGAGCGGCCCCAAGCCCTAGAGGTGACGATTGACCCGCGGACGAAACCACGCGCTCTTCCaccgagggtggaaaattggatggaaaactttctccggAAACCGACCCGGCAGCGCGTCCGGTGGCGCTCGAAGCTGCACGACACGGAAGCTCGCCCGCAGGTTCCCGCCGAACGCATGGAGCAGCTGATCGACGTGGGGACGCAGGATTTCGTCGATTGGCTAAATGCGCTCGGTGCGGAACGGTCCAGTCTGACGACGGGCGTCGTGAAGGGActgttttcgattcaaacgGCCGACGAAACGTCCCGGGCACTTATCCTCGCCCCAAAGGAAGTCCGTGCGGTACCGAATCAGGTGGCAGCCGAATGGCAGCTGCCACAGCTGGCGTTAGAAAATCGCATTGCCCAGCTTCACGACCGCGACCGGAAGTTAGCCGCCGGTGGGGTGAAACGGACCGCTTTTGGCCGAGGGCTACCACGGGAGTTGCGCCGAGGGTGGATACCGGACGATTGCGAGATGGCCGCGGCTGACGTCGAGCGGCCAGACGTTCCGGACGATTTGATGAGTTTGAAGCGGTTGTTTCGCGACATCTGGCACCTGCGCTCGGTGAAGTATCTGGTGGATTATCTGACCGAGCGACCGGCTTTGCCAAAGCCAcggtttttgatcgagaaggGCCTGTTTCAACGGCAGGATGCTATTGAATCGGTTCCGTTCTATCGGAAGGTGCTCTCGCAGCAAGCCATCGCTGAGAGCATCAAGAAATAG